CACGAGATCGTGGAGCAGACCGCCGCGAAGTACCGCGAGCTGCTCGTCCGGTTGACGGCCGGCGCGGCCTGACCGGACCCTGCCGATCGAGCCCGCTTCTGCTGATCGAGCCTGTCGAGATCCGGTACCGGTATCGACAGGCTCGACCTGCAGAGGGTGAACCTATGAGGCGATCGCCTTGGCGATCTTGTCGCCGCCCTCGCTGATCGCCTTCTCGAGCGCCTCGTAGTCGTCGCGGTCGATCGCCTTGTCGACCTTCTTGGCGTACTTCGTCAGCACGGCGTCGATGCGGTCGAGGTACTTGTCGTCGAGCACGGCCACGATGGCCGACGACCCCCTCGGCAGGTACTCCTCGAGCTCGAGGCCCACCTTCTTCTCGTCGTGCTTCTTCGCGATCGCGCCCGAGATGGCACCGACTCCCGCTCCGATGGCCGTCGCGGCGAGCAGCGGGGGCGCGAAGAGTCCGACGACGAGTCCGGCGGCGCCGCCGATCCAGGTACCGGCGGCGACCTGGCCGGTGCCGTGCTCGTCGACGGCGACCCGGCCGTCGTCGCCGCGGCGCATCACGACCGAGGACACGACCTCGAGATCGGATGACGCCTCGGCGTCCTTGAGCGAGCGGTACTGGTCGGTGGCGACGGCGTCGTCGTCGTAGGTCGCCACGTACAGCACCAGGTTGTCCATGCCCATGTCTTCATCCCCTCAGGAGGGCTCCCCGTCGATCCCCGGGAGCCGGTGCCTCCAACGGTAGGCAACCCGGCACCCGAGCGCCAGACCCGACTCGGGAATGCCCGGCCGGATCACCGGGTTATCATTAGTTGTGATTACAACCAATGGAGCGCCGGAGGGCGCGGGACTCCTCGCCGCCGACACCGGCATGGGCGCCGTGACGCTGCGCGTCGGCGACCTCGACGCCATGATCCGCTACTACCGCGACGCCGTCACCCTCGAACTCCTGAGCCACGACGGCCCCGTCGCCGTGCTCGGCCGCGGCACCACGCCGATCGTGATCCTCGAGCACGCGCCCGAACTGCGCCACGCCTCGCCGCGCGACGCCGGGCTCTTCCACACCGCGATCCTCTTCGACACGCGCGAGGCGCTCGCGACCGCGATCTACTCGATCGCCACGAAGCATCCGGGCACCTTCACCGGCAGCGCCGACCACCTCGTCAGCGAGGCCTTCTACTTCACCGACCCCGAGGGCAACGGTATCGAGCTCTACTTCGACCGCGACCGCTCGACGTGGAGCTGGGCGCACGGCACGATCGAGATGGCGACGCTCCACCTCGATCCCAACGAGTACCTGCGGGAGCACCTCACCGAGGGCGGGGCGTCCGCCGCGGCATC
The sequence above is a segment of the Agromyces hippuratus genome. Coding sequences within it:
- a CDS encoding DUF1269 domain-containing protein translates to MGMDNLVLYVATYDDDAVATDQYRSLKDAEASSDLEVVSSVVMRRGDDGRVAVDEHGTGQVAAGTWIGGAAGLVVGLFAPPLLAATAIGAGVGAISGAIAKKHDEKKVGLELEEYLPRGSSAIVAVLDDKYLDRIDAVLTKYAKKVDKAIDRDDYEALEKAISEGGDKIAKAIAS
- a CDS encoding VOC family protein: MGAVTLRVGDLDAMIRYYRDAVTLELLSHDGPVAVLGRGTTPIVILEHAPELRHASPRDAGLFHTAILFDTREALATAIYSIATKHPGTFTGSADHLVSEAFYFTDPEGNGIELYFDRDRSTWSWAHGTIEMATLHLDPNEYLREHLTEGGASAAASGTGLGDAVVGHVHLSVGDVASAREFYVERLGFETTAEMGDQALFVSAGGYHHHMAMNTWNSRGAGRRALALGLGTVEIVVPSADDLGELGERMGHYRVATRDDGLTLAFDDPWANLVVVRAAG